The following are from one region of the Coffea eugenioides isolate CCC68of chromosome 2, Ceug_1.0, whole genome shotgun sequence genome:
- the LOC113761947 gene encoding acyl carrier protein 1, mitochondrial-like produces the protein MASSALRSSILRHIRIPVSPTLTLNGSTKLGSVRFMSSHDDHLDKEEVIARVLDVVKSFPKVDPAKVTPDVHFQKDLGLDSLDTVEIVMALEEEFKLEIPDKEADKIDSCHLAIEYVYNHPMAG, from the exons ATGGCATCATCGGCATTGAGATCCAGCATTCTTCGTCACATCAGAATCCCAGTTTCACCAACCCTAACCCTAAATGGATCTACTAAACTCGGGTCCGTCCGATTTATGTCGTCGCACGACGATCACCTCGACAAGGAAGAAGTCATTGCTAGAGTCCTCGACGTTGTCAAGAGCTTCCCAAAAGTTGACCCTGCCAAG GTGACTCCTGATGTTCATTTTCAGAAAGATTTGGGATTAGATAGTTTAGACACTGTCGAGATCGTGATGGCACTGGAGGAAGAATTTAAGCTTGAGATCCCGGACAAGGAAGCCGATAAGATTGATTCCTGCCATCTTGCAATCGAATATGTCTATAACCACCCAATGGCTGGTTAA
- the LOC113763896 gene encoding vesicle transport protein GOT1-like, with protein MVSFETSDLRKIGIGLTGFGVVFTAVGVLYFFDKGLIAIGNILFLLGLTLTIGVKSTLLFFTKSQNFKGSISFGVGFFFVMIGWPMIGMIVETYGFFVLFSGFWPTLAIFLQRLPIVGWFFSQPFVTSFFERGRPKRVPV; from the exons ATGGTGTCATTTGAAACAAGTGATTTGAGAA AAATTGGAATAGGATTGACTGGGTTTGGAGTGGTGTTCACTGCTGTTGGAGTATTGTACTTCTTTGACAAGGGACTTATTGCAATTGGAAAT ATACTCTTCTTGTTAGGATTGACCTTGACCATTGGAGTTAAATCCACCCTATTATTTTTCACAAAGAGCCAAAATTTCAAG GGTTCAATCTCATTTGGTGTTGGCTTCTTCTTTGTTATGATTGGGTGGCCTATGATTGGAATGATCGTGGAGACTTATGGTTTTTTTGTGCTCTTCAG TGGTTTCTGGCCTACCCTTGCTATTTTCCTGCAGAGGTTACCAATTGTTGGTTGGTTCTTCAGTCAACCATTTGTGACATCG TTCTTTGAACGTGGGAGACCTAAACGAGTGCCTGTTTGA